One Nocardioidaceae bacterium SCSIO 66511 genomic window carries:
- a CDS encoding NAD-dependent epimerase/dehydratase family protein, translated as MTDKHVIVGAGPVGTELATLLATAGKQVTVVTRSGRGPQREGIRLVAADASEVSSLVSAADGAAALYNCANPGDYTSWQEVWPPLASSILDTARKTGAVLVTAASLYPYGPVEVPMVEGMPDAATDKKGRLRAQMWSDALAAHQAGDIRAVEVRGSDYMGVGVGQNGHVSRNVPSALAGKVARVIGDPDVPHSWTDVLDMARTLAAAADDEDSWGRVWHAPTNAPRTQREALTDVLAAAGRPAVAVKPFPMRTMRLVGRFNAMVHELMEMSYMFTRPYVLDSSAAEERFGLQPTPWGEICRRTAQA; from the coding sequence ATGACTGATAAGCACGTAATCGTGGGTGCCGGGCCCGTCGGGACCGAGCTGGCCACCTTGCTGGCCACGGCCGGCAAACAGGTGACCGTTGTGACCAGGTCCGGCCGCGGACCACAGCGCGAGGGCATCCGGCTGGTGGCCGCCGACGCGTCGGAGGTGAGCTCGCTCGTGAGCGCGGCCGACGGCGCGGCCGCGCTCTACAACTGCGCCAACCCTGGCGACTACACCAGCTGGCAGGAGGTGTGGCCGCCGCTCGCATCGTCGATTCTGGACACGGCACGCAAGACCGGCGCGGTGCTCGTGACGGCCGCGAGCCTGTACCCGTACGGGCCGGTCGAGGTGCCCATGGTCGAGGGGATGCCCGACGCTGCAACCGACAAGAAGGGCCGGTTGCGCGCCCAGATGTGGTCGGATGCGCTCGCCGCGCATCAGGCGGGTGACATCCGCGCCGTCGAGGTACGCGGATCGGACTACATGGGCGTCGGTGTCGGCCAGAACGGACACGTGTCACGGAACGTCCCCAGTGCGCTCGCCGGCAAAGTCGCACGCGTGATCGGAGACCCCGACGTTCCGCACTCCTGGACCGACGTGCTCGACATGGCACGTACGCTCGCCGCGGCCGCGGACGACGAAGATTCGTGGGGTCGGGTGTGGCATGCGCCGACGAATGCCCCGCGTACCCAGCGTGAAGCGCTCACCGATGTGCTGGCGGCCGCGGGGCGGCCGGCGGTGGCGGTCAAGCCGTTCCCGATGCGCACGATGCGGTTGGTGGGCCGGTTCAACGCGATGGTGCATGAGCTGATGGAGATGAGCTACATGTTCACCCGGCCGTACGTACTCGACTCGTCGGCCGCCGAGGAGCGGTTCGGTCTGCAGCCGACGCCGTGGGGCGAGATCTGTCGGCGTACGGCACAGGCTTGA
- a CDS encoding TetR/AcrR family transcriptional regulator, whose product MNAPSAPRTARAIAREQLTRAILDSARRQLAETGPTQLSLRAVARELGMASSAVYRYFSSRDELLTALIIEAYDELGATVEQADAGVSRRSSYALRWEEACNAVRGWAIAHPHDYALLYGSPVPGYTAPVDTVTPASRVTRVLIGIIIDAAVAGVHPAAPQAPVSRRLHGAISGLREFSEGALDDASVLALLRAWSVVIGTLTLELFGHIVGAVDDYDAYFDHVVRQLTIELGLR is encoded by the coding sequence ATGAATGCGCCGTCCGCTCCTCGTACCGCCCGAGCGATCGCCCGCGAGCAGCTCACCCGGGCGATCCTCGACAGTGCCCGCCGGCAGCTCGCCGAGACCGGGCCGACGCAGCTCTCGTTGCGCGCAGTCGCACGCGAGCTCGGTATGGCGTCATCGGCGGTCTACCGCTACTTCTCCTCACGCGACGAGTTGCTCACCGCCTTGATCATCGAGGCGTACGACGAGCTCGGGGCCACGGTCGAACAGGCGGACGCCGGCGTGTCTCGCAGATCGTCGTACGCGCTGCGCTGGGAAGAGGCATGCAACGCCGTACGCGGATGGGCGATCGCGCACCCGCACGACTACGCGCTGCTCTACGGCAGTCCGGTCCCGGGCTACACGGCACCGGTCGACACCGTCACTCCGGCGTCACGGGTCACCCGCGTACTGATCGGAATCATCATCGACGCCGCCGTCGCCGGCGTACACCCGGCCGCACCGCAGGCGCCCGTCTCCCGCCGCCTGCACGGTGCGATCTCCGGCCTCCGGGAGTTCTCCGAAGGCGCTCTTGACGACGCCTCGGTGCTCGCCCTCCTGCGCGCGTGGTCGGTCGTGATCGGCACCCTCACGCTCGAGCTGTTCGGGCACATCGTCGGTGCCGTCGACGACTACGACGCGTACTTCGACCACGTCGTCAGACAACTCACCATCGAGCTGGGTCTGCGCTGA
- a CDS encoding WhiB family transcriptional regulator, whose product MASIARLPMPLIEVYEWQYEGACTEADPETFFSPESERGPRRHAREAVAKSFCARCPVRNDCLEHALSVREPYGVWGGLTIGERNNLLTRRQAV is encoded by the coding sequence ATGGCCAGCATTGCGCGATTGCCGATGCCACTCATTGAGGTGTACGAGTGGCAGTACGAAGGCGCTTGTACAGAAGCAGATCCGGAAACGTTTTTTTCTCCTGAATCCGAACGTGGCCCACGAAGACACGCCCGGGAAGCCGTCGCGAAGAGCTTTTGTGCGAGGTGTCCTGTGCGCAATGATTGCCTCGAACACGCACTTTCAGTACGCGAGCCGTACGGCGTATGGGGTGGTCTCACGATCGGGGAACGCAACAACCTACTGACCCGGCGCCAGGCGGTATAA
- a CDS encoding bifunctional [glutamine synthetase] adenylyltransferase/[glutamine synthetase]-adenylyl-L-tyrosine phosphorylase yields the protein MTSDSSTHGLSAGRLSRLGFQAPQDALANLDELGAGVTEELVVEWSRAADPDLAVGSLVGIAERSDDDLVAILANDPGLNSRLTAVLGTSRALGEYLIHHPEQLAALSTDQFCEAAATHADFRTALLEATGTEPTSELVVSAMDSPTAIDALRVEYHRLLLQLCARDLIGTTRFEESSGELADLAAGTLSAALAIARGELGDDREACRIAVIALGKCGGGELNYISDVDVVFVYEPTDDTDDETALRAASRLAARMMQICSQHTGEGTIWEVDAALRPEGKAGPLVRTLQSHVTYYERWASTWEFQALLKARPVAGDDDLGQAYIEAIMPLVWQASTRDHFVRDVRAMRRRVIDHIPSDLIERELKLGPGGLRDVEFAVQLLQLVHGRSDQSLRSGNTLTALYALIQGGYVGREDGAAFAEAYIFLRLLEHRIQLYALRRTHMMPADEADLRRIGRSLEMRQNPVTDVRRVWRANTREVQRLHQKIFYRPLLETVAALPREGLRLTADAAEQRLVALGYDDPKGALTHLQALTRGVSRRAAIQRQLLPAMLAWFAEAPDPDAGLLAFRKVSDALGTTPWYLRKLRDEGEGAEQLATILASSTYVTGLILRAPEAVALLGETEDLVPRTAERLHKEFDTAVRRYDNPADAVRSIRRLRRRELSRVGIADVLGRLEIEAVGNALTAITTATISAALKACVAAAEREYGGPLPTRIAIVAMGRLGGGEVGYGSDADVMFVHDPDPQADATRAHELATGVIQRVRELLSAPGDDPGIGLDADLRPEGRQGPLLRTLASYRAYYDRWSAVWEAQALLRASPTIGDEQLCADFRVLIDPRRWPDGGVSDDDVSEVRRIKARVDSERLPRGADPALHLKLGRGGLADIEWTVQLMQMQHAYRVDGLRTPRTLPALHAAREAGLIDTDDTDALEAAWRLVSRVRNAIVLVRSKASDSLPTHADDRAGVAFLLGYGDESERMIDEYRRITRHARAVVERIFWG from the coding sequence GTGACCTCCGACTCCAGTACGCACGGCCTGTCCGCCGGCCGGCTGAGCAGACTCGGGTTCCAGGCGCCGCAGGATGCGCTCGCCAACCTCGATGAGCTCGGGGCGGGTGTCACCGAGGAACTCGTCGTCGAGTGGTCTCGTGCGGCCGACCCCGATCTGGCGGTCGGATCCCTCGTCGGCATCGCCGAGCGGTCCGACGACGATCTCGTGGCGATCCTCGCGAACGACCCCGGGCTCAACTCGCGACTGACCGCCGTGCTCGGCACCAGCAGGGCGCTCGGTGAGTACCTCATCCACCATCCGGAGCAGCTGGCCGCGCTGTCGACCGATCAGTTCTGTGAAGCTGCAGCGACGCACGCAGACTTTCGTACGGCCCTGCTGGAGGCGACCGGCACCGAGCCGACGTCGGAGCTGGTCGTCTCGGCGATGGACAGCCCGACTGCGATCGACGCGCTCCGGGTCGAGTATCACCGTCTCCTCCTGCAGCTCTGCGCACGCGACCTGATCGGCACGACGCGGTTCGAGGAGTCGAGTGGTGAGCTCGCCGATCTCGCCGCAGGTACGCTCAGCGCCGCGCTCGCGATCGCCCGCGGAGAGCTCGGCGACGACCGGGAAGCGTGCCGGATCGCGGTCATTGCGCTCGGCAAGTGCGGTGGCGGCGAGCTGAACTACATCAGCGACGTCGACGTCGTGTTCGTGTACGAGCCCACTGACGACACCGACGATGAGACGGCGTTGCGTGCGGCGAGCCGGCTCGCCGCACGGATGATGCAGATCTGCTCCCAGCACACAGGCGAGGGCACGATCTGGGAGGTCGACGCGGCGTTGCGTCCGGAGGGCAAGGCCGGACCTCTCGTACGCACCCTGCAGAGCCATGTGACGTACTACGAGCGCTGGGCGAGCACGTGGGAGTTCCAGGCGCTGCTCAAGGCGCGCCCGGTCGCCGGCGACGATGACCTCGGTCAGGCGTACATCGAAGCGATCATGCCGTTGGTCTGGCAGGCGAGCACCCGCGATCATTTCGTACGCGACGTACGCGCGATGCGCCGGCGCGTCATCGACCACATCCCGTCCGATCTGATCGAGCGCGAGCTGAAGCTCGGGCCAGGCGGCCTGCGCGATGTTGAGTTCGCGGTACAGCTGCTGCAGCTCGTGCACGGCCGGTCCGACCAGTCGCTGCGTAGCGGCAACACGCTGACCGCGTTGTACGCGCTGATCCAGGGCGGGTACGTCGGCCGCGAGGACGGCGCGGCGTTCGCCGAGGCGTACATCTTCCTGCGGCTACTGGAACATCGGATCCAGCTGTACGCGTTGCGCCGCACGCATATGATGCCGGCCGATGAGGCCGACCTTCGTCGCATCGGGCGGAGCCTCGAGATGCGCCAGAACCCCGTCACCGACGTACGCCGGGTCTGGCGCGCCAACACCCGCGAGGTGCAGCGGCTGCATCAGAAGATCTTCTACCGCCCGTTGCTCGAGACCGTTGCCGCGCTGCCGCGCGAAGGTCTCCGGCTCACCGCCGACGCAGCCGAGCAGCGACTGGTCGCGCTCGGCTACGACGACCCCAAGGGTGCGCTCACCCATCTGCAGGCGCTCACCAGAGGAGTCTCGCGGCGTGCCGCGATCCAGCGCCAGCTGTTGCCCGCGATGCTGGCGTGGTTCGCCGAGGCGCCTGACCCCGACGCCGGCCTGCTGGCGTTCCGCAAGGTCTCCGATGCGCTCGGTACGACGCCGTGGTACCTCCGCAAGCTGCGCGACGAGGGCGAGGGCGCCGAACAACTCGCGACGATCCTCGCCTCGAGTACGTACGTCACCGGGCTCATCCTTCGGGCGCCCGAGGCGGTTGCGTTGCTCGGTGAGACAGAGGATCTCGTACCTCGGACGGCCGAGCGCCTGCACAAGGAGTTCGACACCGCGGTCAGACGCTATGACAACCCGGCCGACGCGGTCCGCTCGATCCGCCGACTGCGGCGCAGAGAGCTTTCCCGCGTCGGCATCGCCGACGTACTCGGACGCCTCGAGATCGAGGCCGTCGGCAACGCGCTGACCGCGATCACCACCGCGACCATCTCGGCCGCGCTCAAGGCATGCGTTGCCGCCGCCGAGCGTGAGTACGGCGGACCGCTTCCCACCCGGATCGCGATCGTCGCGATGGGCCGGCTCGGCGGGGGCGAGGTCGGCTACGGCAGCGACGCGGATGTCATGTTCGTACATGATCCCGACCCGCAAGCCGATGCGACGCGTGCCCACGAGCTCGCGACCGGCGTGATCCAGCGCGTACGCGAACTACTGTCGGCGCCGGGCGACGATCCGGGAATCGGCCTGGACGCCGACCTGCGGCCGGAGGGGCGGCAAGGGCCGCTGCTTCGTACGCTCGCGTCGTACCGGGCTTACTACGACCGCTGGTCGGCTGTTTGGGAGGCGCAGGCGTTGCTGCGCGCCTCTCCGACGATCGGCGACGAGCAGTTGTGCGCCGACTTCCGGGTCCTGATCGATCCGCGGCGCTGGCCGGACGGCGGCGTGAGCGACGACGACGTGAGCGAGGTCCGGCGGATCAAGGCACGTGTCGACTCCGAGCGCTTGCCGCGCGGCGCCGATCCTGCGCTGCACCTCAAGCTCGGCCGCGGGGGGCTCGCGGACATCGAGTGGACGGTGCAGCTGATGCAGATGCAGCACGCGTACCGCGTCGACGGGCTGCGTACGCCTCGGACACTTCCGGCGCTGCATGCGGCACGCGAGGCCGGACTGATCGACACCGACGACACTGATGCGCTCGAGGCCGCGTGGCGCCTCGTCAGCCGCGTACGCAACGCCATCGTCTTGGTGCGGTCGAAGGCCTCGGACTCACTGCCCACTCACGCCGATGATCGTGCCGGAGTGGCATTCCTGCTCGGTTATGGCGACGAGAGCGAACGCATGATCGACGAGTACCGCCGCATCACTCGGCACGCCCGAGCCGTGGTTGAGCGAATCTTCTGGGGTTAG
- the glnA gene encoding type I glutamate--ammonia ligase, which translates to MGKQEEFVLRALEERDVRFVRLWFTDVLGSLKSVSVAPAELEGAFEEGIGFDGSAIEGFARVHEADMLAKPDPTTFQILPWRGETPSTARMFCDIAMPDGSASYADPRHVLKRALGRAADAGFTFYTHPEIEFFLFKGKPEPGTRPVPMDDSGYFDHTSQGIGQDFRREVITMLESMGISVEFSHHEGAPGQQEIDLRYADALSTADNIMTFRVVVREVALSDGIYASFMPKPFSEYPGSGMHTHMSLFEGDQNAFYEPGAEYQLSKVGRSFIAGILEHTPEITAVTNQWVNSYKRLIYGGEAPSYVSWGHNNRSALVRVPMYKPNKGPSSRIEHRAIDSACNPYLAYALLLSAGLKGIEEGYELPREAEDDVWALTENERRALGIAPLPRNLDEAIRIMEGSELVAETLGEHVFDFFLRNKRAEWHDYRSQVTQFEIDRLLPLL; encoded by the coding sequence ATGGGTAAGCAAGAGGAGTTCGTGCTCCGCGCGCTCGAGGAGCGCGACGTCCGCTTCGTCCGGCTCTGGTTCACCGACGTACTCGGCTCGCTCAAATCCGTGTCGGTCGCCCCGGCCGAGCTCGAGGGAGCCTTCGAGGAGGGCATCGGGTTCGACGGATCGGCGATCGAAGGCTTCGCGCGCGTGCACGAGGCGGATATGCTCGCGAAGCCCGATCCGACGACGTTCCAGATCCTGCCCTGGCGCGGTGAGACGCCCTCGACGGCACGGATGTTCTGCGATATCGCGATGCCCGACGGCAGCGCTTCGTACGCCGACCCGCGGCACGTGCTCAAGCGCGCGCTCGGCCGCGCAGCCGATGCCGGCTTCACCTTCTACACCCATCCCGAGATCGAGTTCTTCCTGTTCAAGGGCAAACCCGAGCCCGGCACTCGACCTGTGCCGATGGACGACAGCGGCTACTTCGACCACACCTCGCAAGGCATCGGACAAGACTTCCGGCGCGAGGTCATCACGATGCTGGAGTCGATGGGTATCTCCGTGGAGTTCAGCCATCACGAGGGCGCTCCCGGTCAGCAGGAGATCGACCTGCGCTACGCAGACGCCCTCTCGACCGCCGACAACATCATGACGTTCCGGGTCGTCGTACGCGAGGTGGCGCTGAGCGACGGCATCTACGCCTCGTTCATGCCCAAGCCGTTCTCCGAGTACCCCGGCTCGGGTATGCACACGCATATGTCGCTGTTCGAAGGTGACCAGAACGCGTTCTACGAGCCCGGTGCCGAGTACCAGCTGTCGAAGGTGGGCAGGTCGTTCATCGCGGGCATCCTCGAGCACACGCCGGAGATCACCGCGGTCACGAACCAGTGGGTCAACTCCTACAAACGGCTGATCTACGGCGGCGAGGCGCCGTCGTACGTCTCCTGGGGTCACAACAACCGGTCGGCGCTGGTACGAGTGCCGATGTACAAGCCCAACAAGGGCCCCTCGTCACGTATCGAGCACCGGGCCATCGACTCTGCCTGCAACCCGTACCTCGCGTACGCCCTGTTGCTGTCGGCGGGCCTGAAGGGGATCGAGGAGGGCTACGAGCTCCCGCGGGAGGCCGAGGACGATGTCTGGGCGCTGACCGAGAACGAGCGACGCGCGCTCGGCATCGCGCCGCTGCCGCGCAACCTCGACGAGGCGATCCGGATCATGGAGGGCAGCGAGCTGGTCGCCGAGACGCTCGGCGAGCACGTCTTCGACTTCTTCCTGCGCAACAAGCGCGCGGAGTGGCACGACTACCGCAGTCAGGTCACGCAGTTCGAGATCGATCGTCTCCTACCGCTGCTGTAA
- a CDS encoding extracellular solute-binding protein, translating into MSRARNPRRRLSAAVSIAAILPLSLAACGSFGGGDDSAEGSSDGTVTFWQYYGDEKMPTGAPLYDVLEKYDSRSDDVEIDIRYIPFEDFNRTLTQAAASGELPDVALINAFDTQNMAEAEIISDLSDRVKKWGEQDAYFPTSWETTQVDGATYGIPHVADAYAVYYNKDLLKAANLNPPTTWSEMEQTAAELGREGKYGLAVSGIEGAQGATGVVLRTLAAGGTIEDFGDGGGATALESFKTLVDDGGMSKGFLTWTEEDAKNQFANGEAAMMINSATYVSILRDENPELNWGVALLPKDKTRETFLSAENLTIGEGSDDADAAWDLITYLQKPDVLADYLPARNKLPARDDVPGTDEDPVRKVFAEQLQDAWAPQGALATHADEALTIVQEALQAAISGSADPADAAGTAQSDIDEALSAS; encoded by the coding sequence ATGAGCAGAGCCCGCAACCCCCGCCGTCGACTCAGTGCGGCCGTCTCGATCGCCGCAATCCTGCCTCTCAGTCTCGCGGCTTGCGGAAGCTTCGGCGGCGGTGATGACTCCGCCGAAGGGTCGTCCGACGGCACGGTCACGTTCTGGCAGTACTACGGCGACGAGAAGATGCCGACCGGTGCACCGCTGTACGACGTGCTGGAGAAGTACGACTCGCGATCCGACGACGTCGAGATCGACATCCGTTACATCCCGTTCGAGGACTTCAACCGCACGCTCACCCAAGCCGCGGCCAGCGGTGAGCTGCCCGACGTCGCGCTGATCAACGCGTTCGACACCCAGAACATGGCCGAGGCCGAGATCATCTCCGACCTCAGCGACCGGGTCAAGAAGTGGGGCGAGCAGGATGCGTACTTCCCGACCAGCTGGGAGACGACGCAGGTCGACGGAGCGACGTACGGAATCCCGCACGTCGCCGACGCGTACGCGGTCTACTACAACAAGGACCTGCTGAAGGCGGCGAACCTGAACCCGCCGACGACCTGGAGCGAGATGGAGCAGACCGCCGCCGAGCTCGGCCGTGAGGGCAAGTACGGCCTCGCGGTCAGCGGTATCGAAGGCGCACAGGGAGCGACCGGTGTGGTCCTTCGTACGCTCGCGGCCGGAGGAACAATCGAGGACTTCGGTGATGGCGGCGGTGCGACGGCACTCGAGTCGTTCAAGACGCTGGTCGACGACGGCGGCATGTCGAAGGGCTTCCTGACGTGGACCGAGGAGGACGCGAAGAACCAGTTCGCGAACGGCGAGGCGGCCATGATGATCAACTCCGCAACGTATGTGAGCATCCTGCGCGATGAGAACCCGGAGCTGAACTGGGGCGTCGCGCTGTTGCCCAAGGACAAGACCCGTGAGACCTTCCTGTCCGCGGAGAACCTCACCATCGGTGAGGGAAGCGATGACGCCGACGCGGCCTGGGATCTCATCACCTACCTGCAGAAGCCGGATGTGCTCGCTGACTACCTGCCGGCACGCAACAAGCTACCCGCACGCGACGACGTACCCGGCACGGACGAGGATCCGGTACGTAAGGTCTTCGCGGAGCAGCTGCAGGACGCCTGGGCACCCCAAGGCGCCCTTGCGACGCACGCCGACGAGGCACTGACGATCGTGCAGGAGGCGCTACAGGCCGCCATCAGCGGCTCGGCGGACCCGGCCGATGCCGCGGGCACGGCACAGTCCGATATCGACGAGGCACTCTCCGCGTCGTGA
- a CDS encoding sugar ABC transporter permease — translation MVTTERSDASAGAATTPPPRRRRRRIPAGYLFLAPAIAFVVLTVVYPLLYNISQSFFDVGLREVVSGGAQWVGLDNYRDQFGRADFWHALQVSLIYSFATVILTFAIGLGLALLFNRPFAGRNVMRALLLLAWILPTVVSANVWRWILDGSYGLLNAGLRGVGLLDKDLFWLGEPNPAVAAVTVATAWSFAPFAMILLSAGLQGISPTLYEAARIDGAGAWQQFRRITMPVLRPVSLTAMLLIFIFTFKTFDTIFLMTGGGPGGATEILPIYAYNEAFEFSRFDTAAVATTTLMVVPIVLSIAYFRTMRQEDHA, via the coding sequence ATGGTCACGACCGAGCGCAGCGACGCTTCGGCGGGGGCAGCGACGACTCCCCCGCCGAGGCGCCGCCGGCGTCGCATTCCGGCGGGATACCTATTCCTCGCTCCAGCCATCGCGTTCGTCGTACTCACCGTCGTCTATCCCCTGCTCTACAACATCTCGCAGAGCTTCTTCGACGTCGGCCTTCGCGAGGTGGTCTCAGGCGGAGCGCAGTGGGTCGGGCTCGACAACTACCGCGACCAGTTCGGCCGAGCCGACTTCTGGCACGCGCTGCAGGTATCCCTGATCTACTCCTTCGCGACCGTGATCCTGACCTTCGCGATCGGCCTCGGCCTGGCGCTACTGTTCAACCGCCCCTTCGCGGGCCGGAACGTGATGCGGGCACTGCTCCTGCTCGCGTGGATCCTCCCGACAGTGGTGAGCGCCAACGTGTGGCGCTGGATCCTCGACGGCAGCTATGGACTCCTCAACGCCGGACTGCGCGGCGTCGGCCTGCTCGACAAGGATCTCTTCTGGCTCGGTGAGCCGAACCCCGCCGTCGCTGCTGTCACCGTCGCGACAGCGTGGAGTTTCGCTCCGTTCGCGATGATCCTGCTATCGGCGGGTCTTCAGGGCATCTCGCCAACCTTGTACGAGGCAGCTCGTATCGATGGAGCCGGCGCCTGGCAGCAGTTCCGCCGAATCACGATGCCGGTGCTTCGGCCGGTGAGCCTCACCGCGATGCTGCTGATCTTCATCTTCACGTTCAAGACGTTCGACACGATCTTCCTGATGACCGGCGGCGGACCCGGCGGCGCGACCGAGATCCTGCCGATCTACGCGTACAACGAGGCGTTCGAGTTCTCCCGGTTCGACACCGCAGCGGTCGCGACCACGACGCTGATGGTCGTCCCCATCGTGCTCTCCATCGCGTACTTCCGCACGATGCGTCAGGAGGACCACGCATGA
- a CDS encoding carbohydrate ABC transporter permease, with product MNVTTSRRRWLFVLGLAVTIVYLIPVYWMVNTSFKEAGDIFASPPDLVPLPPTTDSYDNAVFSNSDIARGLANSAIIAIGTTVVTLLIALPAAYGLARLRVRFVSVFLMLFLIVQMVPSVNLALPMFILFSSAGLVNSYLGLIIANCALAVPLAVTILRPFFLSVPGEIVESAKIDGCNEFTAFCRVALPISTPGVITVAVVSFLGAWGEFVFGLALATNEKFQPVTVVLAGLTNAFGTRWNDLMAVSAIIALPVILVFIFLQRYIVAGLTEGATKS from the coding sequence ATGAATGTCACGACGAGCCGGCGCCGCTGGCTGTTCGTACTCGGGCTCGCCGTGACGATCGTCTACCTCATCCCCGTGTACTGGATGGTCAACACGTCCTTCAAGGAGGCGGGTGACATCTTCGCCTCGCCACCCGACCTCGTGCCGCTGCCGCCCACCACTGATTCGTACGACAACGCGGTGTTCTCGAACTCCGATATCGCACGCGGGCTTGCCAATAGCGCCATCATCGCCATCGGTACGACGGTGGTCACGTTGCTCATCGCACTGCCCGCGGCGTACGGACTGGCGCGGCTGCGTGTGCGCTTCGTTTCGGTGTTCCTGATGCTGTTCCTGATCGTGCAGATGGTGCCGTCGGTGAACCTCGCACTGCCGATGTTCATCCTGTTCAGCAGCGCCGGTCTGGTGAACAGCTACCTCGGCCTGATCATCGCCAATTGTGCACTCGCCGTCCCACTCGCGGTCACGATCCTGCGACCGTTCTTCTTGAGCGTTCCGGGCGAGATCGTCGAATCTGCCAAGATCGACGGCTGCAACGAGTTCACCGCGTTCTGCCGAGTTGCACTGCCGATCAGTACGCCCGGTGTCATCACCGTGGCCGTTGTGAGCTTCCTCGGGGCGTGGGGCGAGTTCGTCTTCGGCCTTGCGCTCGCGACCAACGAGAAGTTCCAGCCAGTCACCGTCGTCCTCGCCGGGCTCACCAACGCCTTCGGCACGCGCTGGAACGACCTGATGGCTGTCTCCGCGATAATCGCGCTGCCGGTGATCCTGGTCTTCATCTTCCTGCAGCGCTACATCGTGGCCGGCCTCACCGAGGGGGCGACGAAGAGTTGA
- a CDS encoding dihydrodipicolinate synthase family protein yields the protein MSRLEIWAATTTPFDADGRLDVSVIPEQARHLKENGVFGAFVTGTTGEFPALSAAERMQVVEAWADVRPEGFGLGAQVGSNDLAEAKSLATHAEEHGVDLIAAVAPYYGEAPRIDLSVQHLGGVAAAAPRTPFCYYHIPSMTGSTLLPSQIAARAAVDIPTFQAVKFTDEDLMEFDRTRRAHNGMTVFFGRDELLPAGLAFGATAVIGSLFNGLAPVAHRVVEAYDRGEHDRAYDLHRPFRDIAEVSGRHGGLGFVKELMNRLSPDAGRPRLPWGPLDQPALAAIDDLLPSLKDAVADAVNDGGAV from the coding sequence ATGAGCCGACTCGAGATCTGGGCCGCAACAACGACACCGTTCGATGCGGACGGCAGGCTCGACGTTTCGGTGATCCCCGAACAGGCCCGCCACCTCAAGGAGAACGGCGTCTTCGGCGCGTTCGTGACGGGTACGACCGGAGAGTTCCCCGCTCTCTCCGCTGCGGAGCGCATGCAAGTCGTGGAGGCGTGGGCAGACGTACGCCCCGAAGGGTTCGGGCTCGGCGCTCAGGTCGGCTCGAACGACCTCGCGGAAGCGAAGTCCCTTGCCACGCACGCGGAGGAGCACGGCGTTGACCTGATCGCAGCGGTCGCCCCGTACTACGGCGAGGCACCGAGGATCGATCTGTCCGTGCAGCACCTCGGCGGTGTCGCTGCGGCCGCACCTCGTACGCCGTTCTGCTATTACCACATCCCGAGCATGACCGGCTCCACGCTGTTGCCGAGCCAGATCGCCGCCCGCGCAGCCGTCGACATCCCGACGTTCCAGGCGGTCAAGTTCACCGACGAGGACCTGATGGAGTTCGACCGGACCCGCCGGGCACACAACGGCATGACGGTGTTCTTCGGCCGCGACGAGCTACTCCCAGCCGGTCTTGCGTTCGGCGCGACCGCCGTCATCGGCAGCCTGTTCAATGGCCTCGCACCGGTTGCGCATCGCGTCGTCGAAGCATACGACCGCGGGGAACACGACCGCGCGTACGACCTGCACCGTCCGTTCCGTGACATCGCCGAGGTGAGCGGTCGACATGGCGGCCTCGGCTTCGTGAAGGAGCTGATGAACCGGCTGAGCCCGGACGCAGGTCGCCCGCGCCTGCCGTGGGGGCCGCTCGACCAGCCCGCACTGGCAGCGATCGACGACCTGCTGCCGTCGTTGAAGGACGCAGTCGCCGATGCCGTCAATGACGGGGGCGCGGTGTGA